In Candidatus Zixiibacteriota bacterium, a single window of DNA contains:
- a CDS encoding protein kinase, whose protein sequence is MISHWGDQFHSSGEIINAGTAVNQYVILSYLGSGGMGQVYLAEDTRLHRRVALKFLPEAVRRDDELRARFLNEARAAAQLSHPNIITIYEIGDFKGAPFIAMELAEGDSLKEIIENSPLPPDKAVEYTIQLCDALSAAHRAGIIHRDIKPSNIHIDKGGKVKILDFGLAHIDGKELSTSSHSTTGTIQYISPEQVKGEKITARSDLFSLGVTLYQMLTGQLPFTGEYEASIVYAIVNEPPPAPSELRPDIPDSLERILLRLLSKDPQNRHPSAEALKQDLLSAFDANSHPGTVKERRKGLLPMTIIISGVVVAAILFLVIFSSRLFKNDLEGKRVVAVLPFENLGVPEDGYFADGMTDAITTRLAKFEELSVISRASAMKYKDIRLAPQEIGEELGANYLLTGTIYWDKNHSPAQIKVNISLVRSSDGTNLWAESYEKVFDRVFALQADIADDLTRAFRIAVRSKEAAGSEESPTTSLAAYDFYLRGIDYFNRSWFKDDIDISIRMFEQAISLDSNFALAYAMLARGHASIYWENYDHSAARLKKAETAAFKSLELDPDLVEGHLALGYYYYHCHLDFQNAMKEFQIALKSQPNNSDLYNAIAAVQRRQGKFDEAVDNFKRALELDPRSHLKAFEVGLTYGMMRRYDESDRYLDRAISIAPDMALGHIYKAWLHILRDGDRETARKILAQAPEHADLARSKYYWWLIRVIEPDIAASLRRLQPFPDTVAYYLQAAQFHRLLGNSREEQRYSQMVVDLINRQIAERPDDARLHSSLGIAYAGLRQREKALGHARKALEILPTSREAFDAPFWAVNLAEILVIFGLNDDAVGQLEFLMNIPGFVSPPYLKLDPLWIPMHGNPRFEALAAGSA, encoded by the coding sequence ATGTAATTCTATCATACCTTGGCTCCGGCGGTATGGGACAGGTCTATCTGGCTGAAGACACTCGTCTTCATCGCAGAGTTGCCCTGAAATTCCTACCGGAAGCGGTGCGGCGGGATGACGAATTGCGCGCCCGGTTCCTCAATGAAGCCCGCGCCGCGGCCCAACTGAGTCATCCCAATATCATCACCATTTATGAAATCGGCGATTTCAAGGGCGCTCCCTTTATTGCCATGGAATTAGCCGAAGGTGACTCCCTTAAAGAGATTATCGAAAACTCTCCTTTGCCCCCGGATAAAGCGGTAGAATATACGATTCAGTTATGCGATGCCCTATCAGCGGCGCATCGGGCCGGGATAATTCATCGCGATATAAAGCCGTCCAATATCCATATTGACAAAGGCGGTAAAGTCAAAATCCTTGATTTCGGACTGGCACATATTGACGGTAAAGAGCTTTCGACCTCGTCGCACTCCACCACCGGCACCATCCAGTATATCTCCCCGGAACAGGTCAAAGGCGAAAAAATTACCGCCCGCTCCGACCTCTTTTCCCTGGGTGTTACGCTTTATCAAATGCTGACCGGACAGCTCCCCTTCACCGGCGAATATGAAGCCTCAATAGTCTATGCCATCGTCAACGAGCCGCCGCCGGCGCCCTCAGAACTTCGGCCGGACATTCCCGACTCGCTGGAGCGGATTCTACTCCGCCTCTTAAGCAAAGACCCGCAGAACCGTCACCCCTCAGCGGAAGCGCTCAAGCAGGACCTTCTGAGCGCTTTCGATGCTAACAGTCACCCAGGGACAGTGAAAGAGCGCCGAAAGGGACTGCTTCCTATGACAATAATTATATCAGGCGTGGTTGTGGCAGCGATATTGTTTCTGGTAATCTTCTCAAGCCGTCTCTTCAAGAATGACCTGGAAGGGAAAAGAGTTGTCGCGGTTCTGCCGTTTGAAAATCTCGGTGTTCCCGAGGATGGTTATTTCGCAGATGGCATGACCGACGCCATCACCACCCGACTGGCGAAATTTGAGGAATTAAGTGTAATCTCCCGCGCCAGCGCTATGAAGTACAAAGATATTCGTCTGGCGCCGCAGGAAATCGGCGAAGAGCTCGGCGCCAACTATCTGTTAACCGGCACTATCTACTGGGACAAGAACCATTCCCCGGCGCAAATCAAAGTCAACATCAGTCTGGTCCGCTCCTCGGATGGCACCAATCTCTGGGCAGAATCGTACGAAAAAGTCTTTGACAGAGTCTTTGCTCTGCAGGCTGACATAGCCGATGACCTCACCCGGGCTTTCCGAATCGCGGTTAGGTCGAAAGAAGCCGCCGGTTCCGAAGAAAGCCCCACCACCAGCCTGGCCGCTTACGATTTCTACCTCCGCGGCATCGATTACTTCAACCGCTCCTGGTTCAAAGATGATATCGATATCTCTATCAGAATGTTCGAACAGGCGATATCACTCGATTCTAATTTTGCCCTGGCGTATGCCATGCTTGCCCGTGGTCATGCCAGCATTTACTGGGAGAACTATGACCACTCCGCTGCTCGTCTGAAGAAAGCCGAAACGGCGGCGTTTAAGTCACTGGAACTTGATCCTGATCTGGTCGAGGGGCATCTGGCGCTCGGCTATTATTATTATCATTGCCATCTTGATTTTCAGAATGCCATGAAGGAATTCCAGATTGCCCTCAAGAGTCAGCCCAACAACAGCGACCTTTACAACGCCATAGCCGCGGTTCAGAGACGCCAGGGGAAATTCGATGAAGCGGTGGACAATTTTAAGAGGGCGCTGGAGCTTGACCCCCGCTCACACCTGAAGGCTTTTGAAGTCGGACTTACTTATGGCATGATGCGCCGCTATGATGAATCCGACCGGTATCTCGACCGCGCCATTTCTATTGCTCCGGATATGGCTCTTGGTCATATCTATAAAGCCTGGCTGCATATTCTCCGTGATGGCGACAGGGAGACCGCCCGTAAAATTCTGGCGCAGGCGCCCGAGCATGCTGACCTGGCGCGCTCTAAATATTACTGGTGGTTGATACGGGTGATTGAGCCGGATATCGCCGCCAGCCTCCGCCGGCTCCAACCGTTTCCCGACACCGTGGCATATTATCTTCAGGCGGCGCAGTTTCATCGGCTTCTCGGCAACAGCCGCGAAGAGCAGAGATACTCCCAGATGGTGGTTGACCTGATTAATCGTCAGATTGCCGAACGCCCCGATGATGCCCGTCTGCACAGCAGCCTCGGGATAGCATACGCCGGGTTGCGCCAGAGAGAAAAAGCGCTGGGTCATGCCCGCAAAGCGCTGGAGATTCTGCCGACTTCACGGGAAGCGTTCGACGCTCCCTTTTGGGCTGTGAATCTGGCGGAGATACTGGTGATTTTTGGGTTAAATGATGACGCCGTCGGTCAACTGGAGTTTCTGATGAATATCCCGGGATTTGTTTCGCCTCCTTATTTGAAACTCGACCCGCTCTGGATTCCTATGCATGGCAACCCTCGCTTTGAAGCGCTTGCCGCCGGCAGCGCCTGA
- a CDS encoding sigma-54 dependent transcriptional regulator, translated as DKQFAFENIIGKSAAIKKVLMTASKVAANDSPLLITGPTGTGKELIARAIHYNSPRRQKPFVIKNCGIKTETLLEAELFGYVKGAFTGADRDKPGLFREADGGSIFLDEIGEAPLSTQVAILRVIETGEIRPVGASRTEFVNVRVISATNRNLQEEMKNGQFRPDLYYRLSTFLIELPPLRERREDIPLLVHQYLQRLKIKLGIETLSITPSAMSLMSRFDWPGNIRQLENELERAAVVSEQSGIIDVSDLSPEIFGKVYEEVPETESPEGYLKSVVEKVERDLIGASLAKHKGNILQTSKALGLTRKGLKDKMARYGIKSTDTDDD; from the coding sequence TCGACAAGCAGTTCGCCTTTGAAAATATCATTGGGAAATCGGCGGCAATTAAGAAGGTGCTGATGACCGCCTCCAAGGTTGCCGCCAATGACTCCCCCCTGCTGATAACCGGTCCGACCGGCACCGGCAAAGAATTAATAGCCCGCGCCATACATTATAACAGCCCAAGGCGGCAGAAACCGTTTGTCATCAAGAATTGCGGAATCAAGACGGAGACTCTACTGGAGGCGGAGCTGTTCGGTTATGTTAAAGGGGCATTTACCGGCGCCGACAGGGATAAACCGGGGCTTTTCCGGGAGGCTGACGGCGGCTCGATCTTTCTTGATGAAATCGGGGAAGCCCCTCTCTCCACCCAGGTGGCAATCCTGCGGGTGATTGAAACCGGCGAAATCAGGCCGGTGGGGGCATCCCGGACCGAATTTGTCAATGTTCGCGTTATCTCCGCCACTAATCGGAATCTGCAGGAGGAGATGAAGAATGGGCAGTTCCGCCCCGACCTGTACTATCGTCTCAGCACTTTCCTTATCGAACTTCCACCACTGCGGGAGCGGCGCGAAGATATTCCACTTCTGGTACACCAGTACCTGCAGCGACTCAAAATTAAACTGGGCATTGAAACCCTCAGTATTACCCCGTCGGCAATGAGCCTTATGAGCCGCTTTGACTGGCCCGGAAATATCCGCCAGCTGGAGAACGAGCTGGAACGGGCCGCCGTGGTCAGTGAGCAGAGCGGAATTATTGATGTCTCCGACCTCTCGCCCGAGATTTTCGGCAAGGTGTACGAAGAGGTCCCGGAGACCGAGTCGCCGGAAGGTTATTTGAAAAGCGTGGTGGAGAAAGTTGAACGGGATCTGATTGGGGCATCGCTGGCGAAACATAAAGGGAATATACTTCAGACCTCGAAAGCGCTTGGCCTCACCCGCAAAGGATTGAAAGACAAAATGGCGCGGTACGGTATCAAATCAACTGATACTGATGACGATTAA